A genomic stretch from Verrucomicrobiota bacterium includes:
- a CDS encoding metal ABC transporter ATP-binding protein: MHKTDPIICFKKVSLSFGKNQVLSDADFDIEAGDPLCVVGPNGGGKTTLLRLLLGLVKPDKGSITVFGTTPTKARSNIGYMPQSLHYDPKFPITVKEVVAMGLLEGGMFSGWKLRNSKSIVDALAAVGIDKLENSQYSELSGGQKQRVLIARAMVSKPALLLLDEPTANLDLTLEDKLLETLLQFHPSMKIIMVSHDLGFVSGAVTQVLCVNKHVHTHPTESISAELIEELYGSSPRRILHSADLGHDHHHH, translated from the coding sequence ATGCACAAAACGGATCCGATCATTTGCTTTAAGAAAGTTTCATTGTCCTTTGGGAAGAATCAGGTGCTTAGCGATGCTGATTTCGATATCGAAGCCGGTGATCCTCTTTGTGTTGTGGGTCCCAATGGAGGTGGAAAGACTACCTTGCTCAGGCTTTTATTGGGCCTTGTAAAACCGGATAAGGGATCCATTACCGTGTTCGGGACAACTCCCACCAAAGCTCGTTCAAACATTGGCTATATGCCACAATCACTTCATTATGACCCCAAATTTCCCATCACAGTTAAAGAGGTAGTCGCGATGGGCTTGCTAGAAGGCGGAATGTTCTCTGGATGGAAATTAAGAAATTCGAAATCCATTGTCGATGCGTTGGCAGCGGTTGGCATAGACAAGCTTGAGAACTCCCAATATTCAGAACTCTCAGGCGGACAAAAACAGAGAGTCCTTATAGCTCGGGCCATGGTATCCAAACCTGCGCTGCTGCTGCTTGATGAACCTACAGCCAATCTGGATCTGACCTTGGAAGACAAGTTATTGGAAACGCTCCTTCAATTTCATCCAAGCATGAAGATTATCATGGTCTCCCATGATCTTGGTTTCGTTTCGGGAGCTGTTACACAAGTACTCTGTGTTAATAAACATGTCCACACACATCCCACTGAATCCATCTCAGCTGAGCTCATTGAAGAGCTATACGGCTCCAGCCCCCGCCGAATTCTACACAGTGCCGATCTAGGTCATGATCACCACCACCACTAA
- a CDS encoding metal ABC transporter permease, with amino-acid sequence MDSLRHILFDDSLFFMRQALLLSLLASIPFGTIGTLVVAKRISYLAAAIAHAVLGGIGFSLYAQHQWEWTWLHPLGGAFVTGIIAALLIGWVSLKYKAQEDTIIGAIWSLGMAIGLLFIFKTPQYVDPMSYLFGDILMISTFDIGVVAILTVGVLLMITAAYRPLVALCFDEEFASLRGVRTTPLYLFTLCLTAITIVLLVSLVGIVLVIALLTLPAAIAGLFSRKLWQMMLGGSALCMVFTFTGTWLSYAWDLPTGPFIIILAGVTYLFTLFLKSKAA; translated from the coding sequence ATGGATTCCCTAAGGCATATACTATTCGACGATTCCTTGTTTTTCATGAGACAAGCGTTGTTGCTTAGTCTGCTGGCCAGCATTCCTTTTGGCACAATCGGCACCTTGGTGGTTGCAAAGCGAATTTCTTACCTGGCTGCCGCGATTGCGCACGCAGTTCTTGGAGGGATTGGTTTCTCTCTCTACGCCCAACATCAATGGGAATGGACCTGGTTACATCCGCTTGGCGGAGCTTTTGTAACAGGAATAATTGCAGCGCTTTTAATTGGTTGGGTTAGTTTGAAATATAAAGCTCAAGAAGATACTATCATCGGGGCCATTTGGTCACTCGGGATGGCAATCGGTCTCTTGTTTATTTTCAAGACACCTCAATATGTAGATCCGATGAGTTATTTGTTTGGAGACATACTCATGATCTCAACTTTCGATATTGGGGTAGTCGCGATTCTGACGGTTGGAGTGTTGTTAATGATAACAGCGGCATATAGGCCCTTGGTCGCCCTTTGCTTTGATGAAGAATTTGCTTCACTTCGCGGCGTCAGGACTACCCCACTCTATCTTTTTACACTCTGCCTAACAGCAATCACCATCGTTCTTCTCGTGAGCTTGGTGGGCATCGTTTTGGTAATTGCACTACTAACTCTCCCGGCCGCGATTGCGGGTCTCTTCTCCAGGAAACTTTGGCAAATGATGCTGGGCGGGAGTGCGTTGTGTATGGTTTTCACCTTCACCGGCACATGGCTTAGCTACGCATGGGATCTTCCGACCGGGCCCTTTATCATCATTCTGGCTGGAGTCACTTACCTGTTTACTTTGTTTCTGAAAAGCAAAGCAGCTTAG
- a CDS encoding sterol desaturase family protein — MPVYLQYYFWLVAASLFCFLLERLHPWRKKQAVLRTGFWQDVFWLVFNGHYLGLIFAILTGKLVMLFNGFLINIGLPVPANYALLASAPLWVQFIVFFILKDFVEWNIHRLMHNVPLFWEFHKLHHSIEELDWIGNFRFHWGEIIIYKTLSYLPLVIFGIDGTVLLIIAVLWTVMLDLNHSNIRFSWGPLKYILNSSAMHVWHHDIEVHGKGGQNFGQVLSIWDWLFKTAYWPTNEEQPKQLGFEGMERYPKGILKRLIYPFWKR, encoded by the coding sequence ATGCCTGTTTATCTTCAATATTACTTCTGGCTCGTTGCCGCGTCTCTGTTTTGCTTTTTGTTGGAACGACTTCATCCATGGCGGAAGAAACAGGCAGTGCTGCGGACGGGATTCTGGCAGGATGTGTTTTGGTTGGTGTTTAATGGCCACTACCTGGGACTGATTTTTGCAATTCTGACTGGGAAATTGGTAATGCTGTTCAACGGTTTTCTCATAAACATCGGGCTGCCTGTTCCTGCTAATTATGCGCTACTCGCTTCTGCGCCACTATGGGTGCAGTTTATTGTGTTCTTTATTCTTAAAGACTTTGTTGAGTGGAACATCCATCGACTTATGCATAACGTGCCTCTCTTTTGGGAGTTCCATAAATTGCACCATAGCATTGAGGAACTTGATTGGATTGGAAACTTTCGTTTTCATTGGGGCGAGATCATCATCTACAAAACCTTGTCCTACCTCCCCTTGGTGATTTTCGGGATTGATGGAACTGTGCTGCTCATTATTGCGGTGTTATGGACCGTAATGCTCGATCTGAATCACTCAAATATTCGATTCAGTTGGGGACCCTTAAAGTACATTCTTAATTCCTCGGCGATGCATGTGTGGCATCATGATATTGAGGTCCATGGCAAAGGTGGTCAAAACTTTGGTCAGGTTCTCAGTATTTGGGATTGGTTATTCAAAACGGCCTATTGGCCAACAAACGAAGAGCAACCCAAGCAGCTTGGTTTCGAAGGCATGGAGCGTTATCCCAAAGGAATTTTGAAACGGCTGATCTATCCTTTTTGGAAACGCTGA
- the eno gene encoding phosphopyruvate hydratase, producing MKISSISAYQIYDSRGNPTLEGEVVLENGMRGYGLVPSGASTGQFEALELRDRDSSYLRGKSVLKAVNHVNTEISKSLVGRDVFDQVFLDEQMIALDGTPNKSRLGANAILGVSMAIANAATKAKGMLLYEYLGNGRGCTLPLPEIQLVGGGAHADWRTDIQDFLLIANGAKSYAESLEMTFNIYHSAAELLRSRGKYCGAADEGGFWPSFDSHLEILEFMVEAIEASGYRPGADISISLDVAASDLYDESTGQYRLKLDDNTYSSKEFASLMASWCRDFPIISIEDPMADGDWEGWASFKDQVSPKLQVIGDDLFTTNIDRIQQGIERGVANAVLIKLNQIGTVTETIRAIELTQSVGWRPVVSARSGETEDSFISHLAVATNAGQLKVGSFTRSERMAKWNEVLRIERDLGSRAVFEGGQIFN from the coding sequence ATGAAAATCAGTTCCATATCCGCATACCAGATTTACGATTCACGTGGAAACCCTACTTTGGAGGGAGAAGTAGTCTTGGAAAACGGAATGCGCGGGTACGGATTGGTTCCTTCTGGAGCATCAACTGGCCAATTCGAGGCGTTGGAGCTACGCGATCGTGATAGCTCCTACCTCCGAGGAAAGTCAGTGCTCAAGGCCGTGAACCATGTGAATACGGAAATTTCAAAGTCGCTGGTTGGAAGAGATGTATTTGATCAGGTATTTCTCGATGAGCAAATGATCGCATTGGACGGCACGCCGAATAAAAGTCGCCTGGGTGCGAATGCGATTCTAGGTGTTTCCATGGCGATTGCCAATGCCGCTACAAAAGCAAAAGGCATGCTTCTGTATGAGTATTTGGGAAATGGCCGAGGTTGCACACTTCCTCTTCCGGAAATTCAATTAGTGGGGGGAGGAGCTCACGCCGATTGGCGAACGGACATTCAGGACTTTCTATTAATTGCAAACGGCGCCAAGTCCTACGCCGAGTCTTTGGAGATGACCTTCAATATTTATCATTCCGCTGCTGAGCTCCTGCGATCTCGCGGTAAGTATTGCGGTGCTGCCGATGAAGGTGGCTTTTGGCCAAGCTTTGATAGCCATTTAGAGATACTCGAATTCATGGTCGAAGCCATTGAAGCCTCCGGCTATCGACCGGGAGCTGATATCAGTATTTCGTTAGATGTTGCGGCGAGCGATCTTTATGACGAATCAACTGGGCAGTATAGGTTGAAACTGGATGACAACACTTATTCGTCTAAAGAATTCGCTTCCCTGATGGCATCGTGGTGCCGCGACTTTCCCATTATATCAATTGAAGATCCGATGGCGGATGGAGATTGGGAAGGCTGGGCTTCTTTTAAAGATCAAGTTTCTCCCAAACTTCAGGTAATCGGAGATGATCTGTTCACAACGAATATTGACCGTATCCAGCAGGGGATCGAGCGCGGTGTTGCCAATGCCGTTTTGATTAAGCTCAACCAAATCGGTACAGTGACCGAAACCATTCGTGCCATTGAGTTAACCCAATCTGTGGGTTGGCGACCCGTTGTGAGCGCCCGATCGGGAGAAACCGAAGACAGTTTTATAAGTCACTTGGCGGTTGCCACCAATGCAGGACAGCTGAAGGTTGGATCTTTTACCCGAAGTGAGCGAATGGCCAAGTGGAACGAAGTATTACGAATTGAAAGGGATCTCGGAAGTCGTGCCGTTTTTGAAGGCGGCCAAATATTTAATTAA
- a CDS encoding phosphotransferase encodes MTESMQLMLDRLIADGLVTHSAVTLKALTGGVSSEIFLVTDGASRLVVKQALGKLMVKDDWFADTSRNESEYDYIQYVYQIVPQCVPRVLHKGNGYFAMEYLGDGFENWKEQLLGKVWEAEYAKTAGCVLAKIHDASRGDAVAAKRFNNDQNFWDLRIEPYIVTTGKRHPELSSLFEEEAKRLRNHKECLVHGDFSPKNILVSESRLVALDCEVANFGDPVFDYCFLLNHLLLKALFHGSEGGGLRPLVESFMDGYGSVIKMSPRESEAFSIRGSRLLAMLLLARVDGKSPVEYLTEEPQKEFVRRFVYRTLHSKTMRLEDLIEDWFAEIS; translated from the coding sequence ATGACCGAATCCATGCAACTAATGCTCGACCGTCTGATTGCGGATGGCCTGGTAACTCATTCAGCAGTTACTTTGAAGGCGTTGACTGGAGGCGTTTCCTCGGAGATATTTTTAGTTACGGATGGAGCGTCCCGGTTAGTGGTCAAACAGGCTTTGGGAAAATTGATGGTGAAAGATGATTGGTTTGCTGACACCTCACGCAATGAATCGGAGTACGACTATATTCAGTATGTGTACCAAATTGTTCCCCAATGTGTGCCACGTGTCCTACACAAAGGAAATGGTTACTTTGCCATGGAATATCTTGGTGATGGTTTTGAGAATTGGAAGGAACAACTACTCGGAAAGGTCTGGGAGGCTGAATACGCAAAAACCGCCGGATGTGTACTAGCCAAAATTCATGATGCTTCGAGAGGAGATGCCGTAGCAGCTAAGCGCTTCAATAATGATCAGAACTTTTGGGACCTGCGAATTGAACCTTATATAGTCACCACCGGAAAACGTCATCCTGAGTTAAGTTCGTTGTTTGAGGAAGAGGCTAAACGTCTTCGAAATCACAAGGAATGCCTGGTGCATGGAGATTTCAGTCCCAAGAACATTCTTGTCTCAGAAAGTCGCCTGGTCGCCTTGGACTGTGAGGTAGCCAATTTCGGTGATCCGGTCTTTGACTATTGTTTTCTGCTCAACCATCTGTTGCTCAAAGCCTTGTTTCACGGATCGGAAGGTGGGGGACTTCGACCGCTGGTCGAAAGTTTCATGGATGGTTATGGATCCGTTATTAAAATGTCTCCAAGGGAAAGTGAGGCATTCTCAATTCGGGGAAGCAGATTATTAGCGATGTTATTGTTGGCTCGCGTGGACGGAAAGTCTCCGGTCGAATATCTAACAGAAGAACCTCAAAAAGAGTTTGTTCGTCGCTTTGTTTATCGCACGCTTCATTCCAAAACGATGAGGTTAGAAGATCTAATTGAAGATTGGTTTGCGGAAATTTCTTGA
- a CDS encoding DDE-type integrase/transposase/recombinase translates to MIALIDTSQNRGLTIARTCSVMMISYRRVMCWKRNVRLGLSLADEKPGPRHALHRLLPEEIERVKEMAGEETHADLSHRILAVSAWEKGLFHVSFSSVYRILKSSNLMSMRGPARAHNGRSKAPDRKELTGPNQRWCWDVSYLPTLVKGVYLYLYLLLDEFSRKAVQWRISWRQTAHEGGLLIEGALGDENILDLPESQRPEIVSDRGRQMKAKSIKRLCEIHQMPQMFARPRTPNDNPFVESFFSTTKTNPEYPGCFVDDEDATLYMDKYIDWYNYEHYHSAIDYVTPHQAHQGLREEIVERRNREKQIQRQKRRQSNQQIINHQLTKK, encoded by the coding sequence ATGATTGCCTTGATTGACACCAGTCAGAATCGCGGACTGACAATCGCGCGGACCTGTTCGGTTATGATGATCTCCTATCGCAGGGTTATGTGCTGGAAACGCAATGTGCGATTGGGCTTGTCTTTGGCCGATGAAAAGCCCGGTCCCAGGCATGCCTTGCACCGGCTCCTGCCCGAAGAAATCGAGCGGGTCAAAGAAATGGCCGGTGAAGAAACTCATGCTGATCTGTCTCATCGCATATTGGCGGTCAGTGCTTGGGAAAAAGGCCTTTTCCATGTCAGCTTCTCCTCGGTTTACCGCATCCTTAAAAGCTCCAATCTGATGAGTATGCGCGGTCCCGCAAGAGCCCACAACGGCCGTTCCAAAGCGCCCGACAGAAAAGAGCTCACCGGTCCAAATCAGCGATGGTGCTGGGATGTGAGTTATCTGCCGACCTTGGTTAAAGGTGTTTATTTGTACCTGTATTTGCTTCTGGATGAGTTTTCACGCAAGGCCGTTCAATGGCGCATTAGCTGGCGGCAAACAGCCCATGAGGGCGGTCTGCTCATAGAGGGCGCCCTCGGTGATGAAAACATTCTGGATTTGCCCGAGTCGCAACGTCCCGAGATCGTCAGTGACCGCGGACGCCAGATGAAGGCCAAATCCATCAAACGCTTGTGTGAAATCCATCAGATGCCTCAAATGTTCGCACGCCCGCGAACCCCCAATGACAATCCCTTTGTGGAATCATTTTTCAGTACCACCAAAACAAACCCGGAGTATCCCGGTTGCTTTGTCGACGACGAAGACGCCACCCTCTATATGGACAAATACATTGACTGGTATAACTACGAGCATTACCACTCTGCCATCGATTATGTGACGCCCCACCAGGCTCACCAGGGTCTGCGGGAAGAAATCGTCGAACGCAGAAACCGTGAAAAACAGATTCAACGTCAAAAGCGCCGTCAATCAAACCAACAAATCATCAACCATCAGTTAACAAAAAAATAA
- a CDS encoding SBBP repeat-containing protein, which translates to MAIIFLIIGNVVYSQNGTIAWAKRAGSQSIDEGNGIVVDADGNAYVTGYFKLTATFGQGEANETVLTALNQDIFVAKYAANGDLAWVKQAKGSAWGNAIGLDGSGNIYLFGHYGSQTTFNTGQPEEIVLPSTGQNVFLAKFDPDGKCLWARQDGGTNNEYGNGLAVDAAGNCYVTGRNGSNPATFGAGEPNETVLPGLGGNNGEDIFIAKYDTNGLLQWAKNAGGPNGNNGAGIGVDASGNCYVTGRFSGPTTFGPGEAGETILEGGDEAFVAKYGPNGNLVWVRSGQGQAARDEGTAIAVDSDGNSYTTGTYRTLPPFGGQLNPTQLSLAALDDIFVAKHDTNGNLQWVKMAVGPGSQFSLGIASDENGNSYITGYGGGITFGSEEDGAVSLGGGAQDIFVAKFDDNGLTQWAKIAGGSSDDRGHGIAFMSGSAYVIGRFGQTATFGFEETNQTAITSRGNFDVFVAKFQSDESTIRDLKFVRIGLLTNGNPELTISGTSSKTFTIRRSGTLEALSWNTIGNIFTNAQGQAVFEDTDAALVFPAFYEAIGD; encoded by the coding sequence TTGGCTATTATTTTTCTGATAATAGGTAATGTTGTCTACTCTCAAAATGGCACCATTGCCTGGGCCAAGCGCGCGGGGAGCCAAAGTATCGACGAAGGCAACGGCATCGTGGTCGACGCGGATGGGAACGCATATGTAACCGGTTACTTCAAATTGACGGCAACCTTCGGACAAGGTGAAGCTAATGAGACCGTACTGACCGCTTTGAACCAGGACATTTTTGTCGCCAAGTACGCTGCCAACGGCGACTTGGCCTGGGTCAAGCAGGCAAAGGGCTCTGCCTGGGGAAATGCCATCGGCTTGGACGGCAGTGGCAATATTTACTTGTTCGGGCACTACGGCTCCCAAACCACCTTTAACACAGGACAGCCAGAGGAAATTGTGTTGCCGTCGACCGGCCAGAACGTGTTTCTTGCGAAGTTCGACCCCGATGGTAAATGCCTATGGGCAAGACAAGACGGCGGAACGAACAACGAATATGGCAACGGCTTGGCGGTCGATGCGGCCGGGAACTGTTATGTCACTGGCCGCAATGGTTCGAATCCTGCGACCTTCGGTGCGGGCGAACCAAACGAAACCGTCCTCCCCGGTCTCGGTGGCAATAATGGGGAAGATATTTTCATCGCCAAATACGATACAAACGGACTGCTGCAATGGGCCAAGAATGCAGGCGGACCGAATGGCAACAATGGCGCGGGGATCGGAGTCGATGCTTCCGGGAACTGCTACGTCACAGGACGATTTAGCGGCCCCACGACTTTCGGACCCGGTGAGGCAGGCGAAACCATCCTAGAGGGCGGAGACGAAGCTTTCGTCGCAAAGTATGGTCCGAACGGAAACCTTGTTTGGGTTCGCAGCGGCCAAGGACAAGCCGCGCGGGACGAAGGCACCGCCATCGCTGTGGATTCAGATGGCAATTCCTATACCACCGGCACTTATCGGACCCTCCCTCCATTCGGCGGCCAACTCAATCCGACACAACTCAGCCTGGCAGCCTTGGACGACATCTTCGTGGCCAAGCACGACACCAACGGCAACCTTCAATGGGTCAAAATGGCGGTCGGTCCAGGCAGCCAATTTTCTCTTGGCATTGCATCGGACGAGAACGGCAATTCTTATATCACTGGCTATGGCGGCGGAATTACATTCGGCTCTGAAGAGGATGGCGCGGTCAGTCTTGGCGGCGGAGCTCAGGATATCTTTGTCGCGAAGTTTGACGACAATGGATTGACGCAATGGGCCAAGATTGCCGGCGGCAGCAGCGACGACCGCGGTCATGGTATTGCGTTCATGTCAGGAAGCGCATACGTGATCGGTCGCTTTGGCCAAACCGCGACCTTCGGTTTCGAGGAAACTAACCAGACAGCAATCACCTCCAGAGGCAATTTCGACGTCTTTGTTGCCAAATTTCAATCCGATGAGTCTACGATTCGAGATCTGAAATTCGTCCGAATCGGTTTACTTACTAATGGGAACCCGGAACTCACCATTTCCGGAACCTCATCGAAAACATTTACCATCCGGCGTTCTGGAACACTCGAAGCGTTGAGTTGGAATACTATCGGAAACATATTCACCAATGCTCAAGGTCAGGCTGTTTTCGAAGACACAGACGCAGCACTCGTCTTTCCCGCATTCTACGAGGCAATAGGTGATTGA
- a CDS encoding alpha/beta hydrolase: MSLNLLRTELVAQNEKNDMTTTSPIEGVKFHILKSNGLNMRIAEMGDAGPLVLLAHGWPESWYSWRHQITALANAGYRVVAPDMRGYGETDAPPDVNDYDIVHLAGDMVGILDALGEEKAIMVGHDWGAIVAWHSVLLHPERFSALIAMSVPYSGRPKQSLMERWKATYGENFYYILYHNEPGSIAEAEYDSDPRGILSRLYLSPKSPREAPTITERSRSAGGWIGRLGAPKGLPAWLTADDLDYIVSQFENAGFRGGINYYRNFQRNWKITENLQGVKVKVPTLFIAGEKDMVIAHATVEDLTRGMNRAVDDLRGVVLIPDIGHWVQQEAPEQTNTEMLKFLKEL; this comes from the coding sequence ATGAGTCTCAATCTACTTAGGACGGAGCTCGTAGCACAGAATGAAAAAAACGATATGACCACGACATCGCCGATTGAAGGAGTAAAGTTTCACATACTCAAAAGCAATGGGCTGAATATGCGCATTGCTGAAATGGGAGATGCCGGTCCGCTGGTATTGTTAGCTCACGGTTGGCCTGAGTCCTGGTATTCCTGGCGTCACCAAATAACTGCGCTCGCTAACGCCGGCTATCGAGTAGTTGCTCCTGACATGCGCGGGTATGGTGAAACGGATGCGCCGCCAGATGTGAACGATTACGACATCGTGCATTTAGCTGGAGATATGGTCGGCATCCTCGATGCTTTGGGCGAAGAAAAAGCCATTATGGTAGGACACGACTGGGGAGCCATTGTGGCTTGGCACAGCGTCCTATTGCACCCCGAACGATTTAGCGCCTTGATTGCTATGAGCGTCCCTTACAGCGGTCGCCCCAAACAATCATTAATGGAGAGATGGAAAGCTACCTACGGTGAAAATTTCTATTACATTCTTTATCATAATGAACCGGGTAGTATAGCAGAAGCGGAATACGATTCCGATCCTCGCGGCATTTTGAGCCGACTTTATTTATCGCCAAAATCCCCTCGAGAAGCACCAACCATTACCGAGCGCAGTCGCTCGGCTGGTGGTTGGATTGGTCGCCTTGGTGCACCTAAAGGATTACCAGCTTGGTTAACAGCGGATGACCTCGATTACATCGTGTCGCAATTTGAAAACGCAGGCTTTCGCGGCGGCATAAATTACTACCGCAATTTCCAACGCAATTGGAAAATCACAGAAAACCTTCAAGGTGTGAAAGTGAAAGTACCAACCCTCTTTATCGCAGGTGAAAAAGATATGGTCATTGCGCATGCCACTGTTGAAGATTTGACACGAGGAATGAACCGGGCAGTCGATGACCTGAGAGGCGTTGTTTTGATTCCAGATATCGGTCACTGGGTCCAACAAGAAGCTCCGGAGCAAACCAACACAGAGATGTTGAAATTTTTGAAGGAACTTTAA